One window of Pyrus communis chromosome 12, drPyrComm1.1, whole genome shotgun sequence genomic DNA carries:
- the LOC137710892 gene encoding ethylene-responsive transcription factor CRF2-like — MNRPAVKYTHHRSHTTMVANSAEADEFESVRPRVVRISVTDGNATDSSSDDEAEGSSFCGTRHRVKRFVNEITIESCSNRDTDSAVWRSRMSRTGRKRPSGKSKGPASGRRDLKAVAAPAGKKFRGVRQRPWGKWAAEIRDPLRRVRLWLGTFDTAEEAAVVYDNAAIQLRGPDALTNFAPPPPAISLPDVKPEVSSGFYSGDGSHNHLCSPTSVLRCPSPSNEEAESPCPKQSPEVTEVRNVRGNSSISKSLSEFSDYTSFETFIPNDIFNFETSIPDFFEENNLRDDICILKEEITDFGNFGISKEEMTDFGNLGDLFVDSVQDFGFGSSPWSTEDCFQDIGDLFSSDPLVAL, encoded by the coding sequence ATGAATCGTCCTGCTGTTAAGTACACGCACCACCGGAGCCACACTACGATGGTGGCCAATTCGGCGGAAGCGGACGAGTTCGAGTCCGTCAGGCCGCGTGTTGTGCGGATATCGGTCACCGACGGAAACGCCACCGACTCCTCCAGTGACGACGAGGCCGAGGGCTCGTCTTTTTGTGGGACCCGCCACCGGGTCAAGAGATTTGTTAATGAGATTACCATCGAGTCCTGCTCAAACAGGGACACCGACTCTGCCGTTTGGAGGAGTCGGATGTCGAGGACCGGGAGGAAGCGGCCGTCTGGGAAATCCAAAGGCCCGGCGAGTGGTCGCCGGGATTTGAAGGCGGTTGCTGCTCCTGCGGGGAAGAAGTTCCGTGGCGTGAGGCAGAGGCCCTGGGGAAAATGGGCGGCGGAGATAAGAGATCCTCTGAGACGTGTACGGCTCTGGTTGGGAACGTTTGACACGGCCGAGGAGGCCGCTGTGGTGTACGACAACGCTGCCATTCAGCTGCGTGGACCCGACGCGCTCACCAACTtcgctcctcctcctccggcgATATCTCTACCTGACGTTAAGCCGGAAGTTAGCTCTGGCTTTTATTCCGGCGACGGGTCGCACAACCACCTTTGCTCTCCGACGTCAGTGTTACGCTGTCCCTCGCCTTCCAACGAAGAAGCCGAGTCGCCGTGCCCGAAACAATCTCCGGAAGTCACCGAAGTCCGAAATGTCCGAGGGAACTCCTCCATTTCGAAGAGCTTGTCCGAGTTTTCGGATTACACAAGTTTCGAAACGTTTATTCCGAACGACATATTTAACTTCGAAACCTCGATACCGGACTTCTTCGAGGAGAATAATCTCCGAGACGATATCTGTATTTTGAAGGAAGAAATCACCGATTTCGGAAACTTCGGCATTTCGAAAGAAGAAATGACCGATTTCGGAAACTTGGGTGACCTGTTTGTCGATTCGGTTCAGGACTTCGGATTCGGGTCCTCGCCGTGGTCTACGGAGGACTGTTTCCAAGACATCGGCGACCTGTTTAGTTCCGATCCTCTGGTTGCGCTATGA